A window of the Nisaea acidiphila genome harbors these coding sequences:
- a CDS encoding serine hydrolase domain-containing protein, with the protein MTQYFPASSTSWDRIDPRDAGFDADGLKAASDFAVANESQMDRDVRKALDNDLFGEPEGLRDVIGITRPREDPHGLIVRGGKIVHEWGDTQRPDITFSIAKSYLSLCAGLALDEGLIPSFDRPVAELVDDGGFDSDQNREITWAQLLQQTSEWEGTLWSKPDWIDHNRDLDASAGEGTMKGKARDMQAPGTFWEYNDVRVNRLALALLRVWKRPLPEVLKEKIMAPIGASSDWEWHGYENSWVEIDGKRIQSVSGGSHWGGGMFISSRDQALTGLMMARGGTWSGKRLVSKAYIEAATTPCPINDDYGYLWWLNGAGGSAPSAPRSSYFAKGKGSNVIWIDPELDLVAVVRWIERDAFDGFCGKVMEAFREA; encoded by the coding sequence ATGACACAGTATTTTCCCGCCTCCAGCACTTCCTGGGATCGTATCGACCCGCGCGATGCCGGCTTCGACGCCGACGGTCTGAAAGCCGCGAGCGACTTTGCGGTCGCCAATGAATCCCAAATGGACCGTGACGTGCGCAAGGCTCTCGACAACGATCTTTTCGGGGAACCGGAAGGGCTGCGCGACGTCATCGGCATCACCCGGCCGCGCGAGGATCCGCACGGACTGATCGTCCGCGGCGGAAAGATCGTGCACGAATGGGGCGACACACAGCGCCCGGACATCACGTTCAGCATCGCCAAGAGCTATCTCTCGCTCTGCGCCGGCCTCGCACTGGACGAAGGCCTGATCCCGAGCTTCGACCGTCCCGTCGCAGAACTGGTCGACGATGGCGGCTTCGATAGCGACCAGAACAGGGAGATCACCTGGGCGCAGTTGCTGCAACAGACCAGCGAATGGGAAGGCACACTGTGGAGCAAGCCGGACTGGATCGACCACAACCGCGATCTCGACGCCTCGGCCGGCGAAGGCACCATGAAGGGCAAGGCCCGCGACATGCAGGCGCCGGGTACCTTCTGGGAATATAACGACGTCCGCGTGAACCGCCTCGCGCTGGCCCTGCTCCGGGTCTGGAAGCGTCCGCTGCCGGAGGTTCTCAAGGAAAAGATCATGGCCCCGATCGGCGCCTCGTCCGATTGGGAATGGCACGGCTACGAGAATTCCTGGGTCGAGATCGACGGCAAACGCATCCAGTCCGTCTCCGGCGGTTCGCACTGGGGCGGCGGCATGTTCATCAGCTCCCGCGACCAGGCGCTCACCGGCCTGATGATGGCGCGCGGCGGCACCTGGAGCGGCAAGCGGTTGGTCTCGAAAGCTTATATCGAGGCCGCGACAACGCCCTGTCCGATCAATGACGATTACGGCTATCTCTGGTGGCTGAACGGCGCCGGCGGCAGTGCGCCCTCCGCCCCACGCTCCAGCTATTTCGCCAAAGGGAAGGGCTCGAACGTCATCTGGATCGACCCGGAACTCGACCTGGTCGCCGTCGTGCGCTGGATCGAACGCGATGCGTTCGACGGCTTCTGCGGCAAGGTGATGGAAGCCTTCAGAGAAGCGTAA
- the speB gene encoding agmatinase has protein sequence MSEQDLKAMQAPRYTGVPTFMRMPYRESAAGLDIALIGVPYDGGVTNRPGARHGPREIRNQSSLMRTINQATGVSPYELCDIADVGDAVVERPFQLEQAHEQIQAWYEKLAATGAVPLSAGGDHSITLPILRVLGRDRPVGLIQIDAHCDTGDDYLGSRFHHGSPFSRAVDEGVLDPKRCVQIGIRGGINGRDQWAFSYEHGMRVIQMHEAHEMGLDAVIAEARRVVGDGPTYFTFDIDGIDPAYAPGTGTPEIGGFTALEAQLLVRGMSGVNLVGADIVEVAPPFDPSGITALTGATIMFELLCILAEAVAARKG, from the coding sequence ATGTCGGAGCAGGACCTGAAGGCGATGCAGGCGCCGCGATATACAGGAGTGCCGACCTTCATGCGCATGCCCTACCGGGAAAGCGCCGCCGGTCTCGACATCGCATTGATCGGAGTGCCTTATGACGGTGGCGTCACCAACCGTCCCGGCGCCCGTCACGGTCCGCGGGAGATCCGCAATCAAAGCAGCCTGATGCGGACCATCAACCAGGCGACCGGTGTCTCGCCCTATGAGCTCTGCGATATCGCGGATGTGGGCGATGCGGTCGTCGAAAGGCCGTTCCAGCTCGAGCAGGCGCACGAGCAGATACAGGCATGGTATGAAAAATTGGCGGCGACCGGCGCCGTTCCTCTCAGCGCCGGCGGCGATCATTCGATCACGCTGCCGATCCTGCGTGTGCTCGGACGCGATCGGCCGGTCGGGCTGATCCAGATCGATGCCCATTGCGATACCGGCGACGATTATCTCGGCTCGCGTTTCCATCACGGCTCGCCTTTCTCTCGTGCGGTGGATGAGGGCGTACTGGACCCGAAGCGCTGCGTGCAGATCGGCATCCGCGGCGGTATCAACGGTCGGGATCAGTGGGCCTTCAGCTATGAGCACGGGATGCGGGTCATCCAGATGCACGAGGCGCACGAGATGGGGCTCGACGCGGTGATCGCGGAGGCGCGCCGGGTGGTCGGCGACGGGCCGACCTATTTCACCTTCGATATCGACGGGATCGACCCGGCCTATGCGCCAGGTACGGGAACGCCGGAAATCGGGGGCTTCACCGCGCTGGAGGCGCAGCTTCTGGTCCGCGGCATGAGCGGGGTGAACCTTGTCGGCGCCGACATCGTCGAGGTCGCCCCGCCTTTCGACCCGAGCGGCATCACCGCTCTCACCGGTGCGACGATCATGTTCGAGCTTCTCTGCATCCTCGCCGAAGCGGTCGCCGCCCGAAAGGGCTGA